Proteins co-encoded in one Actinomadura luteofluorescens genomic window:
- a CDS encoding GntR family transcriptional regulator, producing the protein MATRDDEGLASRQLARRLRAEIEKGSSYPPGARLPSYRQLAETNGLARNTAAAAVRILESEGLVEIRGTSGAFVREPAGTGDGPELASELVAVQRQLREARRVLSATEDAVAGLLTRFPTKGE; encoded by the coding sequence GTGGCGACTCGGGATGACGAAGGACTTGCAAGCCGCCAGCTCGCGAGGCGGCTGCGCGCGGAGATCGAAAAGGGTTCGAGCTACCCGCCGGGGGCACGCCTGCCCTCGTATCGGCAGCTCGCCGAGACAAACGGCCTCGCTCGCAACACAGCCGCCGCGGCCGTGCGCATCCTGGAGAGCGAAGGGCTTGTAGAGATCAGAGGAACCAGCGGAGCGTTCGTGAGGGAGCCCGCCGGGACCGGCGACGGGCCCGAACTGGCGTCTGAACTGGTAGCGGTACAGCGTCAGCTTCGAGAAGCGCGGCGGGTTCTCTCGGCCACAGAAGATGCGGTGGCCGGCTTGCTGACTCGCTTCCCCACCAAGGGTGAGTAG
- a CDS encoding WhiB family transcriptional regulator: MPVNPSALSLGDLVAELGTRGDCRHDPDLHMGPDAFEDEPLAERLARQDVAREVCEGCPVWALCLDYALRIRPTFGVWAGYLPRELAALRREARALSAPEVEEAA; encoded by the coding sequence ATGCCTGTCAACCCGTCCGCGCTGTCGCTGGGAGACCTAGTGGCCGAACTGGGGACGCGCGGCGACTGCCGCCACGACCCGGACCTGCACATGGGCCCGGACGCGTTCGAGGACGAGCCGCTCGCCGAGCGTCTGGCCCGTCAGGACGTGGCCCGCGAGGTGTGCGAGGGCTGCCCGGTGTGGGCCCTGTGCCTGGACTACGCGCTGCGGATCCGCCCCACGTTCGGCGTGTGGGCGGGCTACCTGCCGCGCGAACTGGCCGCGCTCCGGCGTGAGGCCCGCGCCCTGTCCGCGCCCGAAGTGGAAGAGGCCGCCTGA
- a CDS encoding NUDIX domain-containing protein, producing MRNRTYTHSDVLTIGVRDGWADPETDPTRIDWRARQASAAIPFAVVDGRPVNPCEKTAVSRGRNELGHWGEALAADALVSVSDPSGRRWILMVERADGHGWALPGGHVDPGEHPTAAAARELEEETGLALPASYFSAGMPRYVPDPRASDEAWMVTVLSTAHLGRFDRLDFPRVAGADDARRAEWVPASSYNVLVAVLVEVYGGQVFPAHVGMLRTMLGVAR from the coding sequence ATGAGGAACCGCACTTACACCCATTCCGACGTGCTGACCATCGGTGTCCGCGACGGCTGGGCCGACCCGGAGACCGACCCCACCCGGATCGACTGGAGGGCGCGTCAGGCGTCCGCTGCGATCCCGTTCGCGGTTGTCGATGGGCGTCCGGTCAACCCGTGCGAGAAGACCGCGGTGAGCCGGGGCCGTAACGAGTTGGGGCACTGGGGCGAGGCGTTGGCCGCCGATGCGCTGGTGTCGGTGTCCGACCCGTCCGGCCGCCGGTGGATCCTCATGGTGGAGCGTGCGGACGGGCACGGCTGGGCACTGCCCGGCGGCCACGTCGACCCCGGCGAGCACCCGACCGCCGCCGCCGCGCGGGAGTTGGAGGAGGAGACCGGGCTCGCGCTGCCTGCCTCGTACTTCTCGGCTGGCATGCCGCGGTACGTGCCCGACCCGCGCGCCTCGGATGAGGCGTGGATGGTCACCGTGCTCAGCACGGCCCATCTGGGACGCTTCGACCGCCTGGACTTCCCGCGGGTGGCCGGCGCCGATGACGCCCGCCGCGCCGAGTGGGTGCCGGCCTCCTCCTACAACGTTCTTGTCGCCGTGCTGGTCGAGGTCTATGGCGGCCAGGTGTTCCCCGCGCACGTCGGCATGCTCCGCACGATGCTGGGGGTGGCCCGATGA
- a CDS encoding RRQRL motif-containing zinc-binding protein — translation MTRRRSSARFFDPTGARHGLPTWPWRMAPAHLRTRRQLTAEGLRPGGQEIAGQVLWNSRRYNAPGGVRAAYLYDVRLALPKRVPSERQRAALGKALAARRFCPTCRRDVGYVLPRRLGECLDCADETGTEAAA, via the coding sequence ATGACCCGCCGCCGTAGCTCCGCCCGGTTCTTCGACCCGACCGGCGCCCGGCACGGGCTCCCCACGTGGCCGTGGCGGATGGCCCCCGCGCACCTGCGCACCCGCCGCCAGCTCACCGCCGAGGGGCTGCGTCCGGGCGGTCAGGAGATCGCCGGACAGGTGCTGTGGAACTCCCGCCGCTACAACGCGCCCGGTGGGGTGCGCGCCGCCTACCTGTACGACGTCCGTCTGGCGTTGCCCAAGCGCGTCCCGTCCGAGCGGCAGCGCGCAGCCCTGGGCAAGGCGCTGGCCGCCCGCCGGTTCTGCCCGACCTGCCGACGCGACGTCGGATACGTCCTGCCCCGCCGCCTCGGCGAGTGCCTGGACTGCGCCGACGAGACCGGGACGGAGGCGGCGGCATGA
- a CDS encoding DUF2637 domain-containing protein yields the protein MTTTYDPPQHTANGHQGAGGFGPATGSTAGRDGYGRPVQVFNLRYLPGFMARRRGAAAGGEAPAEGSDRAGGWLLAVASVLLLLLAAAQGYVSYRAQYAFVHAEKGEHTASMLEALGLDAAAVIFALLALAQARLGRPAVAERALNLACVAGSLCMNALSADPGSAKSVAAWVMPAALYAAASDRLIAVVRQRALAGRDGADESSPLAAARGTALWTLRFGMAPVSTVRGFRAWVLDEAPVAPGRRALPSFPDLPALPAPRDTGRDNKGDAEDDTRRDSKGEGKGDGNRDTAHDGDRVSKPRRARPRRRTGGATTADKARALLAAEPSLSGAELGRRLKVTPRTGQRLHAQITATEGGTQS from the coding sequence ATGACCACGACCTACGACCCGCCCCAGCACACCGCCAACGGCCACCAGGGCGCCGGTGGATTCGGCCCGGCCACCGGCTCGACGGCCGGACGCGACGGGTACGGGCGGCCGGTGCAGGTGTTCAACCTGCGGTACCTGCCGGGCTTCATGGCCCGTCGCCGCGGCGCAGCCGCCGGGGGCGAGGCGCCGGCCGAGGGCAGCGACCGCGCCGGCGGCTGGCTGCTGGCGGTGGCCAGCGTTCTGCTTCTGCTGCTGGCCGCCGCTCAGGGGTACGTCTCCTACCGCGCGCAGTACGCGTTCGTGCACGCCGAGAAGGGCGAGCACACCGCGTCCATGCTGGAGGCCCTCGGGCTGGACGCCGCCGCGGTCATCTTCGCGCTGCTGGCCCTGGCACAGGCCCGGCTCGGCCGTCCGGCGGTCGCCGAACGCGCGCTGAATCTGGCGTGCGTGGCGGGATCGCTGTGCATGAACGCGCTGTCCGCCGACCCCGGCTCGGCCAAGTCGGTGGCCGCGTGGGTGATGCCCGCCGCGCTGTACGCCGCCGCATCGGACCGGCTCATCGCCGTGGTGCGTCAGCGCGCTTTGGCCGGCCGCGACGGTGCCGACGAGTCCTCGCCGCTGGCCGCCGCCCGCGGCACCGCCCTGTGGACGCTGCGGTTCGGGATGGCGCCCGTCAGCACCGTGCGAGGCTTCCGCGCGTGGGTGCTGGACGAAGCCCCCGTAGCCCCCGGCCGCCGCGCCCTGCCGAGCTTCCCCGACCTGCCCGCATTGCCCGCGCCCCGCGACACCGGCCGCGACAACAAGGGCGACGCCGAGGACGACACCCGCCGCGACAGCAAGGGCGAGGGGAAGGGCGACGGCAACCGCGACACGGCACACGACGGCGACCGCGTCAGCAAGCCGCGACGGGCTCGGCCCCGGCGCCGCACCGGCGGCGCGACCACGGCCGACAAAGCGCGTGCGCTGCTGGCCGCCGAGCCGTCGCTGAGCGGTGCCGAACTCGGCCGCCGGTTGAAGGTCACCCCGCGGACCGGGCAGCGCCTGCACGCCCAGATCACCGCCACCGAGGGAGGGACCCAGTCGTGA
- a CDS encoding cell division protein FtsK, which produces MSFSKPMGEVVRLPIPNNTAPADDSAPGINAAPDDAEDLRSEGAADVDTSFEVQLDPDADAEGVPVDDGVGYLLDDPEGDAYPVIPHHLRSLAGVGEAIGRHTRRAAHRLAFHAVRAPRYLALAGVWGAVGVWRLIDRQLSWWWVSENDYLRSLAVAQGDSREWYKLHREVKETRRVRGTILAGQAAAVLAGGLLLVKFAPWWGWAAVATVAVPWLAHFGRPQDHPIIAPATTVPRFRLLNHDVVLRAYYSAGLGHAEKMNEQVTFETTMSRTKEGEGSQVKVVLPHGTGFDAVVKAKDKLASGLDVAPSQVYLTHDPSSHRRHTLTVMDRDPLAVPAGKTPLLDCKRRNIWRPAPFGLDEHGRKVALGLLWISILIGAQPRKGKTFSARLLALYAALDPSVRLSVVDGKNSPDWNKFAMVAYHFIRGTVPNRAGDPVRQFIAALAEIKQHIIDTNDFLSTLSVEECPEGKLTEELCRRYPKHLFIWMLVVEEFQNYFELPDQDDNKEIAELLSFILAVGPSSGVVLLSSSQKPSGVGAGDVQRLFNRYRDNHAVRFALRCGNRNVSDAILGGDAYSEGFDASALPVGKPYLGVGYLYGADDHTPTVRTHLADHGDAEKILTAARRMRERAGTLNGYAAGEDTGAPDRDVLGDVLAVFGADPGLHWTELAERLAGQFGDRWADATADAVSAQCRDLGVPSVDVKRGGVTRKGCRKRDAKAATDGTAAG; this is translated from the coding sequence GTGAGCTTCAGCAAGCCCATGGGCGAGGTGGTACGTCTGCCCATCCCCAACAACACCGCCCCCGCCGACGACTCGGCGCCCGGCATCAACGCCGCGCCGGACGACGCCGAGGACCTGCGCTCCGAGGGTGCCGCGGACGTGGACACCTCCTTCGAGGTCCAACTCGACCCCGACGCCGACGCCGAGGGCGTACCGGTCGATGACGGCGTCGGGTACCTGCTGGACGACCCCGAGGGCGACGCCTACCCGGTCATCCCGCACCACCTGCGCAGCCTCGCCGGGGTCGGTGAGGCGATCGGGCGCCACACCCGCCGCGCAGCTCACCGGCTGGCCTTCCACGCCGTCCGCGCGCCCCGCTACCTGGCGCTGGCCGGGGTGTGGGGCGCGGTCGGGGTGTGGCGGCTGATCGACCGGCAACTGTCGTGGTGGTGGGTGTCGGAGAACGACTACCTGCGGTCACTGGCGGTCGCGCAAGGCGATTCACGCGAGTGGTACAAGCTGCACCGCGAAGTGAAGGAGACCCGCCGCGTCCGGGGCACCATCCTGGCCGGGCAGGCCGCCGCAGTGCTGGCCGGTGGGCTGCTGCTGGTGAAGTTCGCGCCGTGGTGGGGGTGGGCCGCGGTCGCCACCGTGGCGGTGCCGTGGCTGGCGCACTTCGGCCGCCCCCAGGACCACCCGATCATCGCCCCGGCCACGACCGTGCCGCGGTTCCGGCTGCTCAACCACGACGTGGTGCTGCGCGCCTACTACTCCGCCGGCCTGGGCCACGCTGAGAAGATGAACGAGCAGGTCACCTTCGAGACGACCATGTCCCGCACCAAGGAGGGCGAGGGGTCGCAGGTCAAGGTGGTGCTGCCGCACGGCACCGGGTTCGATGCCGTGGTCAAGGCCAAGGACAAGCTCGCCTCCGGCCTGGACGTGGCGCCCTCGCAGGTGTACCTCACCCATGACCCGTCCAGCCACCGCCGTCACACCCTGACGGTGATGGACCGCGACCCGCTCGCGGTCCCGGCGGGCAAGACGCCGCTGCTGGACTGCAAGCGCCGCAACATCTGGCGGCCGGCGCCGTTCGGGCTGGACGAGCACGGCCGCAAGGTCGCCCTCGGGCTGCTGTGGATCTCGATCCTGATCGGTGCGCAGCCCCGCAAGGGCAAGACGTTCTCAGCCCGTCTGCTGGCCCTGTACGCCGCGCTGGACCCCTCGGTGCGGCTGTCGGTGGTGGACGGCAAGAACTCTCCGGACTGGAACAAGTTCGCGATGGTCGCCTACCACTTCATCCGCGGCACCGTGCCCAACCGTGCCGGTGACCCCGTCCGCCAGTTCATCGCCGCACTCGCCGAGATCAAGCAGCACATCATCGACACCAACGACTTCCTGTCGACCCTGTCGGTCGAGGAGTGCCCCGAGGGCAAGCTCACCGAGGAACTGTGCCGCCGCTACCCCAAGCACCTGTTCATCTGGATGCTGGTGGTGGAGGAGTTCCAGAACTACTTCGAGCTGCCGGACCAGGACGACAACAAGGAGATCGCCGAGCTGCTGTCGTTCATCCTGGCGGTGGGCCCCTCCTCCGGGGTGGTGCTGCTGTCGTCCTCGCAGAAGCCGTCCGGGGTCGGGGCCGGTGACGTGCAGCGGCTTTTCAACCGGTACCGCGACAACCACGCCGTGCGGTTCGCGCTTCGGTGCGGCAACCGCAACGTCTCCGACGCCATCCTCGGCGGAGACGCCTACTCCGAGGGGTTCGACGCCTCCGCGCTGCCGGTCGGCAAGCCCTACCTCGGCGTGGGCTACCTCTACGGCGCCGACGACCATACCCCGACCGTCCGCACCCACCTGGCCGACCACGGCGACGCCGAGAAGATCCTCACCGCCGCCCGCCGGATGCGCGAGCGCGCCGGCACCCTGAACGGCTACGCCGCCGGTGAAGACACCGGCGCCCCCGACCGGGACGTCCTAGGCGATGTGCTGGCGGTGTTCGGCGCCGACCCCGGCCTGCACTGGACCGAGCTGGCCGAGCGGCTCGCCGGACAGTTCGGCGACCGGTGGGCCGACGCCACCGCCGACGCCGTCTCGGCGCAATGCCGGGACCTGGGGGTGCCCAGCGTGGACGTCAAGCGCGGCGGAGTCACCCGCAAGGGATGCCGCAAGCGGGACGCCAAAGCAGCCACCGACGGCACCGCCGCGGGCTGA
- a CDS encoding DNA cytosine methyltransferase, producing MTRPAFLLPDRPWNGLRILDLFAGAAGAGMGFWLAGFEVTAVDIHRQPRNPFPFIQADALEVLADRDFVEGFDAVHSSPICQSFAAVTDWRGSRQDYPDLLTPTLALLNSYGLPWIVENVVEAARFGPLRADHVLCGTQFGRNVRRHRAFQTGNWDFFDLVEPCRCHRNRDLVPFGHKNERAFADAMGCTWMTNLEARQAIPPAYTHWLGTALAGHLNAQEVTA from the coding sequence ATGACCCGGCCGGCGTTCCTGCTGCCGGACCGCCCCTGGAACGGGCTGCGGATCCTGGACCTGTTCGCCGGTGCTGCCGGTGCCGGCATGGGCTTCTGGCTGGCCGGGTTCGAGGTCACCGCCGTCGACATCCACCGCCAGCCCCGCAACCCCTTCCCCTTCATCCAGGCCGACGCCCTGGAGGTCCTGGCCGACCGCGACTTCGTGGAAGGGTTCGACGCCGTCCACAGCTCACCGATCTGCCAGAGCTTCGCAGCGGTCACCGACTGGCGCGGCTCACGCCAGGACTACCCCGACCTGCTCACACCAACGCTGGCGCTGCTGAACAGCTACGGCCTCCCCTGGATCGTGGAGAACGTCGTGGAGGCGGCCCGATTCGGGCCACTACGCGCCGACCACGTCCTGTGCGGCACCCAGTTCGGCCGCAACGTGCGCCGACACCGCGCGTTCCAGACCGGCAACTGGGACTTCTTCGACCTGGTCGAACCCTGCCGCTGCCACCGCAACCGCGACCTGGTCCCCTTCGGCCACAAGAACGAACGGGCCTTCGCCGACGCCATGGGCTGCACCTGGATGACCAACCTCGAAGCCCGCCAAGCCATACCGCCCGCCTACACCCACTGGCTCGGAACCGCCCTCGCCGGCCACCTCAACGCCCAAGAGGTGACCGCATGA
- a CDS encoding bifunctional DNA primase/polymerase, whose translation MTSSAPSQPVADVLARYALACAARGWHVFPLAPGDKEPPHGVRWTKVATTDPEVIRRIWARRPYNIGIACGPSRLVVIDLDMPKPGEHPPDRWAVPGVNDGADVFAVVCEQAGQPLPLETFHVRTRRGGSHLYFTAPDGIRLTNTSDDRGNGLGWKVDTRGDGGYVVGPGSYVDLPDGTGTYDPIHTPAPAPLPGWLTERLRPAPLPPQKPITVRLATGNRGAYLNTAVTASLTAIADAPQGRRNATLYGAAVALGQLVAGGALDPDDTEQLLTAAAERAGLAPMPSRRTIRSGFRAGTQRPRSVPT comes from the coding sequence ATGACCAGCTCGGCACCGTCCCAGCCCGTTGCTGATGTACTGGCTCGCTACGCGCTGGCGTGCGCGGCCCGCGGCTGGCACGTCTTCCCGCTGGCCCCCGGCGACAAGGAACCGCCCCACGGGGTGCGGTGGACCAAGGTCGCGACCACCGATCCCGAGGTGATCCGGCGTATCTGGGCCCGGCGCCCCTACAACATCGGGATCGCGTGCGGCCCGTCCCGCCTGGTCGTGATCGACCTGGACATGCCCAAGCCCGGCGAGCACCCGCCGGACCGGTGGGCAGTGCCTGGCGTGAACGATGGGGCCGACGTGTTCGCGGTGGTGTGTGAGCAGGCCGGACAGCCGCTGCCGCTGGAGACCTTCCACGTCCGGACCCGGCGCGGCGGGTCTCACCTTTACTTCACCGCCCCGGACGGCATCCGGCTGACCAACACCTCCGACGACCGCGGGAACGGGCTGGGGTGGAAGGTCGACACCCGCGGCGACGGCGGATACGTCGTCGGCCCCGGCTCCTACGTCGACCTCCCGGACGGCACCGGCACCTATGACCCGATCCACACCCCGGCCCCGGCCCCGCTGCCCGGCTGGCTCACCGAACGGCTCCGCCCCGCGCCGCTGCCGCCGCAAAAGCCGATCACGGTGCGCCTGGCCACCGGCAACCGCGGCGCCTACCTGAACACGGCGGTCACCGCCAGCCTGACCGCAATTGCCGACGCGCCCCAAGGGCGCCGCAACGCCACCTTGTACGGCGCCGCCGTCGCCCTCGGCCAACTCGTGGCCGGGGGCGCCCTCGACCCCGACGACACCGAGCAGCTGCTGACCGCTGCCGCCGAGCGCGCCGGGCTGGCACCCATGCCATCCCGCCGGACCATCCGGTCCGGGTTCCGCGCCGGCACCCAACGCCCCAGGAGCGTCCCCACATGA
- a CDS encoding helix-turn-helix domain-containing protein, which yields MPSPAELYGLKPLYKVSELPGILPFSRSRVYELVRAGRIRTVTEHSIRLVPASAIIEYIELLEREAEAA from the coding sequence ATGCCCAGTCCGGCCGAGCTGTACGGCCTCAAGCCCCTCTACAAAGTCTCCGAACTGCCCGGCATTCTCCCGTTCAGCCGGAGCCGGGTTTACGAGCTGGTCCGCGCGGGGCGCATCAGGACCGTCACGGAGCACAGCATTCGCCTTGTGCCCGCCAGCGCGATTATCGAGTACATCGAACTACTGGAAAGGGAGGCCGAGGCCGCGTGA
- a CDS encoding site-specific integrase — MASQTIGYQPNGRRIIVRGRGKTQTEALKKLKESLKRREEKQAPKATADVTITEAVAGFLRYGLMGRDESTVTNARSLAEHHITPQLGHLTVRELTADDCERWLEGRAEVLATKSLREVRSVLKRSIDRVMRRDDRVTRNVVQLCEVPTGKRTGRPSKALDFSQAMRVLAAAERARSDMRQYVILALLTGARTEELRKLTWSHVVAYDKGRGQWCPVHEAGWEHDEFAVYVWRSVRARGDTKTKKSRRTLKLPRRCVVALRDLWASLPQPLAPEALLFPGEAGAVRGAMTVLRAFRREVIAPAGLDPDAWTPRELRHSFVSLLSDSGMPLDKIALLVGHSGTQVTEKVYRQQIRPVIQDGAQAMDLIFPNPN; from the coding sequence GTGGCGTCCCAGACGATCGGCTATCAGCCCAATGGGCGCCGGATCATCGTCCGTGGCCGAGGAAAGACTCAGACGGAGGCGCTCAAGAAGCTCAAGGAGAGCTTGAAGCGCCGAGAGGAGAAGCAGGCACCGAAGGCAACCGCGGATGTGACGATTACCGAAGCGGTCGCTGGGTTCCTGCGGTACGGACTCATGGGGCGTGACGAATCGACCGTCACGAACGCGCGCAGCCTCGCCGAGCACCACATCACTCCGCAACTGGGGCACCTCACCGTGCGGGAACTCACCGCCGACGACTGCGAACGCTGGCTGGAAGGCCGCGCCGAGGTGCTCGCTACGAAGTCACTTCGCGAAGTCCGGTCAGTGCTGAAGCGGTCCATTGATCGGGTGATGCGGCGTGACGACCGCGTGACGCGGAACGTCGTGCAGCTCTGCGAGGTGCCGACCGGCAAGCGCACCGGGCGACCGTCCAAAGCACTCGACTTCTCCCAGGCGATGCGAGTGCTCGCCGCGGCCGAGCGTGCGCGGTCGGACATGCGCCAGTACGTCATCCTTGCTCTGCTCACCGGTGCGCGGACGGAGGAACTCCGGAAACTCACCTGGTCGCATGTCGTCGCCTACGACAAGGGCCGCGGGCAGTGGTGCCCGGTGCATGAAGCCGGGTGGGAGCACGATGAGTTCGCTGTCTACGTCTGGCGCTCCGTCAGGGCGCGCGGCGACACCAAGACCAAGAAGTCCCGCCGCACGCTGAAACTCCCCCGACGCTGCGTCGTGGCCCTGCGGGACCTATGGGCGAGTCTCCCCCAGCCACTCGCCCCGGAGGCGCTGCTGTTCCCCGGTGAGGCCGGCGCCGTGCGAGGGGCGATGACCGTACTCCGGGCGTTCCGCCGCGAGGTCATCGCGCCAGCAGGGCTGGACCCGGACGCCTGGACGCCGCGTGAGCTGCGGCACAGCTTCGTATCCCTGCTGTCGGATAGCGGGATGCCGCTGGACAAGATCGCCCTACTGGTGGGCCACAGTGGAACGCAGGTCACTGAGAAGGTGTACCGGCAGCAGATCCGGCCTGTGATCCAGGACGGCGCACAGGCCATGGATCTGATCTTCCCGAACCCCAACTAG
- a CDS encoding YtxH domain-containing protein: MKARTMFMAGAAVGYVFGTKAGRERYEQIKQLSKQVSENPNVQEAAGKIRSKGETFAGAARDKAGHLKDRVPEQVTGGRKEEQPYPG, encoded by the coding sequence ATGAAGGCTCGCACGATGTTCATGGCAGGCGCCGCGGTCGGCTACGTCTTCGGGACGAAGGCCGGGCGCGAGCGGTACGAGCAGATCAAGCAGCTCTCCAAGCAGGTGTCGGAGAACCCGAACGTGCAGGAGGCCGCCGGGAAGATCCGGTCGAAGGGCGAGACGTTCGCCGGGGCCGCGCGCGACAAGGCGGGGCACCTGAAGGACCGGGTGCCCGAGCAGGTCACGGGCGGCCGCAAGGAGGAGCAGCCGTACCCCGGCTAG
- a CDS encoding MGH1-like glycoside hydrolase domain-containing protein codes for MSSRLTGDETALWKAAARVLDANWTGNATAASPGLYPHQWSWDSAFISMGLARHRRDRAEAELISLFRGQWADGMLPHIVFNTRLDRHAFFPGPELWRSERQPDAPRGVHTSALTQPPLHALSALRLHECAADGESSRAFLARLYPMLTAQHGYLARCRDLDSSGLIAICHPWESGLDNSPAWDRPLGALPLPPSSYAPGLRPHALPTGEDYDRYVRLVALMREAAYRPGYLRDAHPFAVEDPLVNAVYLASTHALAAIAEIIGADPVPHRERAQRVHQAVLDRLWDADTGCFRARDLRDDRLLPVITAGSFGPLLDPELPAPIVRNLVDLLLSARFAGAAGYPVPTCDIQAPAFDRAGYWRGPTWISTNWLVWYGALAHDLPVVADLLYGSTMRLVRQSGFREFFDPFDGTGRGSHDYAWSAALVLDLLGARRAPQAA; via the coding sequence ATGAGCTCCCGTCTCACCGGCGACGAGACCGCGCTGTGGAAGGCCGCGGCCCGGGTCCTCGACGCGAACTGGACGGGCAACGCCACCGCCGCCTCGCCCGGCCTCTACCCCCACCAGTGGAGCTGGGACTCGGCCTTCATCAGCATGGGCCTGGCCCGCCACCGCCGCGACCGCGCCGAAGCCGAGCTGATCTCCCTGTTCCGCGGCCAGTGGGCGGACGGGATGCTGCCCCACATCGTGTTCAACACACGCCTCGACCGGCACGCCTTCTTCCCCGGCCCCGAACTGTGGCGCAGCGAGAGGCAGCCGGACGCCCCGCGCGGCGTGCACACCTCCGCCCTCACTCAGCCGCCGCTGCACGCCCTCAGCGCCCTGCGCCTGCACGAGTGCGCCGCCGACGGGGAGAGCAGCCGGGCGTTCCTGGCCCGCCTCTACCCGATGCTGACCGCCCAGCACGGCTACCTGGCCCGCTGCCGCGACCTCGACTCCAGCGGCCTCATCGCCATATGCCACCCGTGGGAGTCGGGCCTGGACAACAGCCCCGCCTGGGACCGCCCTCTCGGCGCGCTCCCGCTGCCCCCGTCCTCCTACGCGCCCGGCCTGCGCCCCCACGCGCTGCCGACCGGCGAGGACTACGACCGCTACGTCCGGCTCGTCGCGCTCATGCGGGAGGCCGCCTACCGGCCCGGCTACCTCCGCGACGCCCACCCGTTCGCGGTCGAGGACCCCCTCGTCAACGCCGTCTACCTCGCCTCCACGCACGCCCTCGCCGCCATCGCCGAGATCATCGGCGCGGACCCCGTCCCGCACCGCGAGCGCGCCCAGCGCGTCCACCAGGCCGTCCTCGACCGGCTCTGGGACGCCGACACCGGCTGCTTCCGCGCCCGCGACCTGCGCGACGACCGCCTGCTGCCCGTCATCACCGCAGGCTCGTTCGGCCCGCTCCTGGACCCCGAACTGCCGGCCCCGATCGTCCGCAACCTCGTCGACCTGCTGCTGTCGGCCCGCTTCGCCGGCGCCGCCGGCTACCCCGTCCCCACCTGCGACATCCAGGCCCCCGCCTTCGACCGCGCCGGCTACTGGCGCGGCCCCACCTGGATCAGCACCAACTGGCTCGTCTGGTACGGCGCCCTCGCCCACGACCTGCCCGTCGTCGCCGACCTGCTCTACGGCTCCACCATGCGGCTCGTCCGCCAGTCCGGCTTCCGCGAGTTCTTCGACCCCTTCGACGGCACCGGCCGCGGCAGCCACGACTACGCCTGGTCGGCGGCCCTCGTCCTCGATCTCCTCGGGGCCCGCCGCGCCCCCCAGGCGGCCTGA
- a CDS encoding TrmH family RNA methyltransferase: MGDVLRVSRPNARFQQWEALLRNRNKRQRAGEFLVQGVRAISLAVEHGRPIRALIYDAERPLSRWAAGMLERAGGERVAMAPELLRELSGKEQEVPELVAVVALPDDDLARIPVGPSFLGAVFDRPTGPGNIGTMVRSLDAFGGAGLIVTGHAADPYDPKAVRASTGSLLAVPVVRVRSHGEVLDWVRREREAGRPLTVVGTDENGTADIAEVDLTGPVLLVIGNETAGLSAGWRQGCDTMARIPIGGAASSLNAASAATVALYEAVRQRGCVSEPRPT, encoded by the coding sequence GTGGGGGATGTGCTGCGGGTCTCGCGGCCCAACGCGCGGTTCCAGCAGTGGGAGGCGCTGCTGCGGAACCGGAACAAGCGGCAGCGGGCCGGGGAGTTCCTGGTGCAGGGCGTCCGTGCGATCAGCCTGGCGGTGGAGCACGGCCGGCCGATCCGGGCGCTGATCTACGACGCCGAGCGGCCGCTGTCGCGGTGGGCGGCCGGGATGCTGGAGCGGGCCGGGGGCGAGCGGGTGGCGATGGCGCCCGAGCTGCTGCGGGAGCTGAGCGGCAAGGAGCAGGAGGTCCCCGAACTGGTCGCCGTGGTGGCGCTGCCGGACGACGACCTGGCGCGGATCCCGGTGGGCCCCTCGTTCCTGGGCGCGGTCTTCGACCGGCCGACGGGGCCCGGCAACATCGGCACGATGGTGCGTTCGCTGGACGCGTTCGGCGGTGCGGGGCTGATCGTCACCGGGCACGCCGCCGACCCCTACGACCCCAAGGCGGTGCGCGCCTCCACCGGGTCGCTGCTGGCGGTGCCGGTGGTCCGCGTCCGCTCCCACGGCGAGGTGCTGGACTGGGTGCGGCGGGAACGAGAGGCCGGACGCCCCCTCACCGTGGTGGGCACCGACGAGAACGGCACCGCCGACATCGCCGAGGTGGACCTGACCGGCCCCGTGCTCCTGGTGATCGGCAACGAGACCGCCGGCCTGAGCGCCGGCTGGCGGCAGGGGTGCGACACGATGGCGCGGATCCCGATCGGCGGCGCGGCCAGCTCGCTCAACGCCGCCAGCGCCGCCACGGTCGCCCTGTACGAGGCCGTCCGCCAACGCGGCTGTGTTTCAGAGCCCCGGCCCACGTAG